A part of Gramella sp. MAR_2010_147 genomic DNA contains:
- a CDS encoding aspartate carbamoyltransferase catalytic subunit translates to MSSELSVDHLLGIKYLKPEDIELIFKTADHFKEVINRPIKKVPSLRDITIANLFFENSTRTRLSFELAEKRLSADVINFSAASSSVKKGETLIDTVNNILSMKVDMVVMRHPNPGAGIFLSKHVNASIINAGDGAHEHPTQALLDSYSIRERLGDVKGKKVVIVGDILHSRVALSNIFALKLQGAEVKVCGPKTLLPKHIESLGVGVEMNLKSALEWCDVANMLRVQNERMDISYFPSTREYVKQFGLNKRLLDNLNKEIVVMHPGPINRGVEITSDVADSDHAIILDQVQNGVAVRMAVIYLLASKIKQ, encoded by the coding sequence ATGAGCAGTGAATTAAGTGTAGATCACTTATTGGGAATTAAATACCTGAAACCTGAAGATATAGAGCTTATCTTCAAAACAGCCGATCATTTTAAGGAGGTCATCAACCGGCCTATTAAAAAGGTACCCTCATTAAGAGATATTACCATTGCCAACTTATTTTTTGAAAACAGTACCAGGACGAGGTTATCTTTTGAACTTGCAGAAAAGCGTTTGAGTGCAGATGTTATTAATTTTTCTGCGGCCTCCTCTTCTGTAAAGAAAGGGGAAACCCTTATTGATACTGTTAATAATATCCTTTCTATGAAGGTGGATATGGTGGTAATGCGCCATCCTAATCCTGGTGCAGGTATTTTTCTTTCTAAACATGTAAACGCAAGTATCATTAATGCAGGTGATGGAGCGCATGAACATCCTACGCAGGCTTTACTTGATTCTTATTCTATCAGGGAAAGATTAGGGGATGTAAAAGGGAAGAAAGTCGTGATTGTGGGAGATATTTTACATAGCCGGGTAGCGCTTTCTAATATTTTCGCCTTAAAACTTCAGGGAGCTGAAGTGAAAGTTTGTGGCCCAAAAACGTTACTTCCAAAACATATTGAATCCCTGGGAGTAGGAGTGGAGATGAATTTAAAATCTGCTTTAGAATGGTGTGATGTTGCCAACATGCTTAGGGTGCAAAATGAGCGCATGGATATCAGCTACTTTCCAAGTACCCGCGAATATGTAAAGCAGTTTGGTTTGAATAAACGCTTATTGGATAACCTGAATAAGGAAATAGTAGTAATGCATCCCGGACCCATAAACAGGGGAGTGGAGATCACTAGTGATGTTGCAGACTCAGATCATGCGATCATATTAGATCAGGTTCAAAACGGCGTAGCAGTTAGAATGGCTGTAATTTATCTGTTAGCCTCTAAGATCAAACAATAG
- a CDS encoding S41 family peptidase: protein MKLKKLLILNIVLLFVLTACTKDEDVIENTQTSTDNTTSSTENGELEVESFIYNGLNEIYLYKADVPELTNNYFDSASDKNEFLAGSSSPEDLFDNLTPSFDRFSFITDDYNSLEERFQGMSGATGIKFGLGQISGTSNVFGIIRYVLPNTSASEAGLKRGDIFTEVNGQKLTSSNFSRLIDNESFTINVGSVENNQIVLTDKQVTLTDNVYTENPVYISKTFEISGKKIGYLMYNSFIANFDGELNNAFGDFKSNGVTHLVLDLRYNGGGSVESAKALSSMITGQFNQKVFIKEQWNSKYQQFYENQNPEALINRFNDKLRTGAVINSLELSEVYILTSASSASASELIINGLEPYINVIQIGDRTVGKFQASVTLYDSDDFGKEGASKNHNYAMQPLVFKSINAEGKSDYVNGLEPDITYIENLNDFGVLGEPTEPLLEKAINDILGRSQSNKSSIQRLDFKPLGESGMNSIEYQRMYINELPDAGI from the coding sequence ATGAAATTGAAAAAATTATTGATCCTGAATATCGTTCTGTTATTTGTTCTTACCGCCTGCACCAAAGATGAGGATGTAATTGAGAACACTCAAACGAGCACTGACAACACAACCAGTTCAACAGAGAATGGAGAATTAGAGGTAGAAAGTTTTATCTATAACGGATTGAATGAAATTTATTTATATAAAGCTGATGTTCCGGAACTGACCAATAACTACTTTGATTCTGCAAGTGATAAAAACGAGTTCCTGGCAGGTTCTTCTTCTCCGGAAGATCTTTTTGATAATCTCACCCCCTCTTTCGATCGGTTTAGTTTTATAACCGATGATTATAATAGTCTGGAAGAACGTTTCCAGGGGATGAGTGGAGCTACTGGAATAAAATTTGGTCTTGGGCAAATCTCCGGTACCTCAAATGTTTTTGGAATCATAAGATATGTGTTACCAAATACCTCTGCTTCTGAAGCTGGCTTAAAAAGAGGAGATATTTTCACTGAAGTCAATGGACAAAAGTTAACCTCCTCCAATTTTTCAAGGCTTATCGATAATGAAAGTTTTACCATAAATGTAGGATCTGTAGAGAATAATCAAATTGTACTTACAGATAAGCAAGTGACACTGACTGATAATGTTTATACCGAAAATCCCGTATATATTTCAAAGACATTCGAAATCTCAGGGAAGAAGATCGGCTATCTCATGTATAATAGTTTTATTGCTAATTTTGACGGGGAGCTGAATAATGCTTTCGGAGACTTTAAGTCGAATGGAGTAACCCACTTAGTACTGGATCTAAGATATAACGGCGGTGGTTCTGTAGAATCTGCAAAAGCTCTTTCTAGCATGATCACCGGCCAGTTTAATCAAAAGGTTTTTATAAAAGAACAGTGGAACTCTAAATATCAGCAGTTCTACGAAAACCAGAATCCTGAAGCATTAATTAACCGTTTTAATGATAAATTAAGAACTGGTGCAGTTATTAATAGTCTGGAACTTTCAGAGGTTTACATACTCACCTCGGCTTCCAGTGCCTCTGCCAGTGAGCTTATTATTAACGGGCTGGAACCTTACATAAACGTAATACAAATTGGAGATCGTACGGTAGGAAAATTTCAGGCATCTGTCACACTATATGATAGTGATGACTTTGGAAAGGAAGGAGCCAGTAAAAATCATAACTACGCCATGCAGCCACTGGTCTTTAAATCTATTAATGCGGAAGGAAAATCAGATTATGTAAATGGTCTTGAACCAGATATCACTTATATAGAGAATTTAAATGATTTTGGAGTATTAGGTGAACCTACTGAACCTTTATTAGAAAAAGCTATCAATGATATTCTTGGACGTTCTCAAAGTAATAAATCTTCTATCCAGAGGTTAGATTTTAAACCTTTAGGCGAAAGCGGAATGAATTCAATAGAATACCAAAGAATGTACATAAACGAGCTTCCTGATGCGGGTATTTAA
- a CDS encoding alpha/beta fold hydrolase — MKKRYWIILFLILALTITYFSGPVPPTPKYTNELPDLPSNLKDLEQFIAETEDSMPVRNDNRARIVWQNNVPVKTTYSIVYLHGFAGSYKDGYPVNKNIADSLHANIFYSRWAGHGLKPPASLDNFSGEHAWESAKEALEIGRKIGDKVIIMSTSTGGTLALKLAAEFPEMVHALINLSPNMEDDQPGTFVLNTSWGYEIANLISFGKNKKIEHEQEIAKQYWDTIYPSKALVDLQVLVETTMLPETFKNVKCPVLTLYYHKNFIEEDQHVEVSVYEAAHTLFSTPDSLKVLKPLETPGTHFIGSDIKSKDTKIVEKEIITFLRDKVKVQVKS, encoded by the coding sequence ATGAAAAAAAGATACTGGATAATATTATTCCTGATCCTGGCACTAACAATCACCTATTTCTCTGGTCCTGTGCCTCCAACACCAAAGTATACTAATGAATTGCCAGATTTGCCTTCTAATCTTAAGGATTTAGAGCAATTTATTGCTGAGACTGAAGATTCTATGCCAGTAAGAAATGACAATCGGGCAAGAATTGTTTGGCAGAATAACGTCCCGGTGAAAACGACATATAGCATCGTTTATTTACACGGTTTCGCTGGAAGTTATAAAGATGGTTATCCTGTAAATAAAAATATAGCCGATTCTCTTCACGCCAATATTTTCTATTCAAGATGGGCCGGACATGGATTAAAACCACCGGCTTCTTTAGATAATTTTTCAGGAGAACACGCATGGGAATCGGCGAAAGAAGCTCTTGAAATTGGCAGAAAAATTGGAGATAAAGTTATTATTATGAGTACTTCTACGGGCGGGACCCTTGCACTAAAACTGGCTGCAGAATTTCCAGAAATGGTACATGCCCTAATTAATCTATCCCCAAACATGGAAGACGATCAGCCTGGCACCTTTGTTTTAAATACATCCTGGGGATATGAGATAGCGAATCTCATATCGTTCGGAAAAAACAAAAAAATTGAGCATGAGCAGGAAATAGCTAAACAATACTGGGACACTATTTACCCTTCTAAAGCTTTAGTAGATCTTCAGGTTCTGGTAGAGACCACAATGCTACCAGAAACTTTCAAAAATGTGAAATGCCCTGTTCTTACATTATATTATCATAAAAATTTTATAGAAGAAGATCAGCATGTAGAAGTTAGCGTTTATGAAGCCGCTCATACGTTGTTTTCAACACCAGATTCTTTAAAAGTTTTAAAACCTCTGGAAACACCAGGCACTCATTTTATTGGTAGTGATATAAAATCTAAGGATACTAAAATAGTTGAAAAAGAAATAATTACCTTTTTAAGAGATAAAGTGAAGGTGCAAGTTAAGTCCTGA
- a CDS encoding ribonuclease Z, translating to MKITILGCYAATPRSFTNPTSQILEIKNHLFLIDCGEGTQVQLRRNKVKFSKIKHIFISHLHGDHFYGLIGLVSTFRLLNRDSELHIYGPKGIKEIITLQLKLANSWTNFPLIFHELTSKEPEVLFEDSKVSVSTLPLKHRVYTNGFLFKEKVGDRKLLIDRAEEHNIDFSLFKSLKKGKDVISEDGKLIPNQLVTADPPPPKSYAFCSDTVFDMELVPLIKNITVLYHESTFLEDQAELAFPTKHSTAKQAATIAKAAKAEKLILGHYSTRYENIELFRIEASEIFQDIILADDGKEIVVE from the coding sequence ATGAAAATTACCATTCTGGGTTGTTATGCAGCCACGCCCCGCAGTTTTACCAATCCAACTTCCCAAATCCTGGAAATTAAAAATCACTTATTCCTGATAGATTGTGGTGAAGGCACGCAGGTTCAGCTGAGGCGTAATAAAGTGAAATTTTCAAAAATCAAGCATATTTTTATTTCTCATCTTCATGGTGATCATTTTTACGGTCTGATTGGTCTGGTATCAACGTTTAGATTGCTTAACCGGGATTCTGAATTGCATATTTATGGTCCTAAAGGAATTAAAGAGATTATAACGCTACAGTTAAAGCTGGCAAATTCCTGGACTAATTTTCCGCTTATTTTTCACGAACTAACTTCTAAAGAACCGGAAGTTTTATTTGAAGATTCCAAGGTTAGTGTTAGCACACTACCTCTTAAACATAGGGTTTATACAAATGGTTTTCTTTTTAAGGAGAAAGTAGGAGACCGGAAATTATTAATAGATAGAGCCGAAGAACATAATATTGATTTTAGTCTTTTTAAAAGTCTTAAAAAAGGTAAAGATGTCATTTCAGAAGACGGAAAGCTTATTCCGAACCAATTGGTAACTGCAGATCCCCCACCTCCAAAATCATACGCCTTCTGCAGCGATACGGTATTTGATATGGAGCTTGTACCCTTAATAAAGAACATCACGGTTTTATATCACGAGTCTACATTCCTGGAAGATCAGGCAGAACTTGCTTTTCCTACCAAACATTCCACTGCAAAACAGGCTGCGACCATCGCTAAAGCCGCAAAGGCTGAGAAGCTTATTCTTGGTCATTATTCAACGAGATATGAGAATATCGAATTATTCCGTATCGAAGCTTCAGAAATTTTTCAGGATATCATTTTAGCCGATGATGGAAAGGAAATAGTCGTTGAATAA
- a CDS encoding ribonuclease Z → MKTSKKENFLLIENDTDSLAVFSSELTKNHDDLKNDNVVIDLREYRDIEGDHLLAFLEISNIHRQENKSFVLVSDVIGIDELPEELVVVPTLLEAEDMIQMDEIQRDLGF, encoded by the coding sequence ATGAAGACTTCCAAAAAAGAAAATTTTCTGCTTATTGAAAATGATACTGATTCTTTAGCTGTGTTTTCTTCAGAACTCACAAAGAATCATGATGATCTTAAGAATGACAATGTGGTGATAGATCTTCGAGAGTATAGAGATATTGAAGGAGACCATTTATTAGCTTTTCTTGAAATCTCGAATATTCACAGACAGGAAAACAAAAGTTTTGTGCTGGTGAGTGATGTTATTGGCATAGATGAATTACCAGAGGAACTGGTTGTGGTACCTACACTGCTTGAAGCTGAAGATATGATCCAGATGGATGAGATCCAGAGAGACCTTGGGTTTTAA
- a CDS encoding CAP domain-containing protein, which produces MKKITLTGSMLIMCALFLTSCSKDSLGEEISSYDQVVTERADYTYSTIEIEILEELNLYRKAIGLRELKVIPNISIESEGHNEYMIEEGVVSHDNFSERASFLIQEVGAKTVGENVGYGYKDAKAVVNAWLKSKGHRENVEGDYSHFGISVRQDADGKNYFTNMFIKK; this is translated from the coding sequence ATGAAAAAAATTACTTTAACAGGATCCATGCTAATCATGTGTGCGTTGTTTCTTACATCGTGTTCAAAAGATAGCCTAGGAGAAGAAATCTCTTCTTACGACCAAGTTGTTACAGAGAGAGCAGATTATACTTATAGCACCATTGAAATAGAGATCTTAGAGGAGCTAAACCTTTATAGAAAAGCGATTGGGCTAAGAGAGCTAAAAGTAATACCGAATATTTCTATTGAATCTGAAGGGCACAATGAGTATATGATTGAGGAAGGTGTGGTAAGTCACGATAATTTTTCTGAGAGGGCATCATTTTTAATACAGGAGGTTGGAGCTAAAACAGTTGGAGAAAATGTAGGATATGGCTACAAAGATGCAAAAGCGGTAGTTAACGCCTGGTTAAAAAGTAAAGGACACAGAGAGAATGTAGAAGGTGATTATTCACATTTTGGAATTTCTGTTAGACAGGATGCAGATGGAAAAAATTATTTCACCAATATGTTCATCAAAAAATAG
- the pyrR gene encoding bifunctional pyr operon transcriptional regulator/uracil phosphoribosyltransferase PyrR codes for MSRKVLLDATQLNIILHRLACQLVEKHTDFNNTVLVGIQPRGIFVTNRIEKILKEEYGLENILTGQLDITFYRDDFRRGEKPLEANKTRIDFVVEDKRVVFIDDVLYTGRSIRAALTAIQSFGRPSEIELLSLIDRRFSRHLPIQPDYNGRQVDAINEEKVKVSWKENDGEDAVYLISK; via the coding sequence ATGAGCCGGAAAGTACTACTAGACGCTACCCAACTCAACATTATTCTACATCGTTTGGCTTGTCAATTGGTAGAAAAACACACAGATTTCAATAATACCGTGCTCGTTGGTATCCAACCCAGAGGGATCTTTGTGACAAATAGAATAGAAAAAATACTAAAAGAGGAATATGGTCTGGAAAATATTTTGACCGGCCAGTTAGATATTACTTTTTACAGGGACGATTTTAGAAGAGGCGAAAAGCCCTTAGAAGCTAATAAAACCAGAATCGATTTTGTGGTAGAAGATAAACGCGTGGTATTTATTGATGATGTTTTATATACCGGGCGTAGTATTCGCGCAGCCTTGACAGCAATTCAGTCATTTGGAAGACCGAGTGAAATAGAGCTTTTAAGTTTAATAGACAGAAGGTTTAGCAGACATTTACCCATTCAGCCAGATTACAATGGGAGGCAGGTAGATGCCATTAATGAAGAAAAAGTAAAGGTAAGCTGGAAGGAGAACGATGGCGAAGATGCCGTTTACCTTATTTCAAAATAA